The genomic stretch AGGAGCGCGACGTGCTCCGCGTCGAGATACTCGCGGGTCCGGATCTCCACGGCGTACCGCCGGTGCCGCGGGAGGGCGCCGAGGAAACGGTCGAGGCGATCACGGAAACGGGCTTTCCGCTCGGGGCCCGGGCGGGCGTCGCGCCCGAACTCGAACACGAAAGGCGCGAGATGGTCGGCGAACCCTTCCTCCGCCGGATCGAGCACCTCCCGCCGGAAGGCCTCGACGCTCAGGTAGTTCGGATTCGGCTGCCCGGCCCGCGCGCCGTGCCGCTCGATCTTCGGGAAGCGCTCGCAGGTGATCTCCTCCCAGACCTTCGAAACGACGGGAAACCGGCTCGGGAGCGCTCCCGCCCATCGCCGCCACTCGGCGGCCGACTGCGGTCGGTAGAACGTGAAGTCCGCCTCGACGGTGTCGAACCGGCCGCTCGACGCGTACAGGGCGAGCCGCTCGGCGGAAGACATGTTCTCGGGTGAGCGCGCCGGATAGACGATGCCGCGCCACCCGGGGTAGTTCCACGTCGCCGTGCCGAACCGCGTGAAGCCGCGACGGGGAAGCGGGGGCGCCGTCTCGGGTTCGGGAAAGAGCGACGGGGTGAGGTCATCCGGGCGCATCGGCCGTCGAGGAGCCTTTC from Thermoanaerobaculia bacterium encodes the following:
- a CDS encoding DUF72 domain-containing protein — encoded protein: MRPDDLTPSLFPEPETAPPLPRRGFTRFGTATWNYPGWRGIVYPARSPENMSSAERLALYASSGRFDTVEADFTFYRPQSAAEWRRWAGALPSRFPVVSKVWEEITCERFPKIERHGARAGQPNPNYLSVEAFRREVLDPAEEGFADHLAPFVFEFGRDARPGPERKARFRDRLDRFLGALPRHRRYAVEIRTREYLDAEHVALLRAHGVSPVLNWWTHMPELSEQFGVPGAADADFWLARVLVAPGRAYADAVQFFTPYDRIKEEHPEMRADAARIAREAEARRKEFFLIVNNRAEGSAPYTIDAIKKMIG